The DNA window TCCTGGCCCACGAGGTCGCCATCCCGACTGATCTCGACCGAGAGCCCCGTGTCGGGCAGTACCGTCCCGGTTTCCGGGTCCCACACCACGCTCATGAGATGCAGCGAGTCACCCTGCTCGATGGGCTGTCTCGTGGTTTCTGCGCCGTCGACCGTCCAGAAGACGTGTGGAGCGGCGTACATCAGCGCGAACCGGTAGTCGCCAGCGATCGGCGTGGCGTCGGTCCCGTCGGTCGTTCTCGTCGCGGTGGTGTCGGCGGTCGTCGTGTTCGTCCGGCTCGCGCTGGTTATCGTGTCCGCTGCGTTCGTCCCGGTCCCGCCAGTCGTGCCGCCCGAAGCGCCCATAACTCCCCTGCCGACGACGTACATCGACTCCGCGAACGGCTGGACGTACACGCCGTGATCGCTTCCGTTGTCAGCACTGTCGGGGGCCGTGTCGTCGGATGCAGCAGTGGCCGATCCCGTCGACGTGGTTTCGGACGGTGACGAACTGTCCGGCTCACCGACGGATTCGATCGCCGAGCAGCCGGCGAGCGCGACCGACGAGGCGGCAGCGAGCCGAAGGTATCGTCGGCGCTCCATTCGACTCGCGTTGGTGACGAACGAAAATACCGGTTCTGGTTCGGCTGTCGACGGTCGTGGCAACCGGAGACAGCCACGATTCGACGGGCGGAGCACAACCGCCTTGTACGTCCGACTGTAGGTGAGCGCATGACGCGGAGCGCGACTGTGACCCGCGAAACCGCCGAGACCACCGTTGAGATCTCGCTGACGATCGATGGCGACGGCGAGTCGACCGTCGAGACTGGGATCGGCTTCTTCGATCACATGCTCGCCTCGTTCGCGAAACACGGGCTGTTCGATCTCGACGTGACCTGCGACGGCGATCTCCACATCGACGACCACCACACCGTCGAGGACGTCGCGATCACCCTCGGTGAGGCGTTCGACGAGGCGCTTGGCGATCGGGCAGGGATTCGACGGTTCGCCGACCGGAAGGTGCCACTCGACGAGGCGATCGGCAGCGTCGTGGTCGACGTTTCGGGCCGGCCGCTGTTCCGGTTCGACGGCACGTTCTCTCAGGATCGGGTCGGTGAGTTCACGAGCACGATGGCCGCCCACTTCTGTCGATCGCTCGCGATGAACGCCGGGCTGACTCTCCACGCCGGCGTCGAGGGCGAGAACGCCCACCACGAGATCGAGGCGCTGTTCAAAGCACTTGCACGCGCGCTGGACGACGCCACCCGTCCCGACGAGCGCCGTGAGGGCACTCCAAGCACCAAGGGCGCGCTATAACGCCATCACGGAGAACGCGAACCGATGAGCGAGCACACGGTCCATCTCGACGCGATCCGCGATCACCTCGAAGCCGTCATCGAGGATGCCGGAATCACGATCGAACTCGGCGTCGTCTTCGGCTCTCGGGTCCGCGGGACTGCGACCGAGGCGAGCGACACCGACCTGCTGCTCGTCGCAGCCGACTTCGCCGGCGTTCCCGGCTACCGACGTCCCGCGCCGATCCTCGAACGTTGGGAGCACGCTCGCTACGGCCCGGTCGACGTGCTCTGCTATACGCCCGAAGAGTACAACGAGTTCCGCGAGCGCGACGAACGGACGCTGCCCGACAGAGCGCGCGCGGAGGGTATTGTTCTCCTCAGTGAGCCGAACGGCAGCGAGATTCACGCAGATCCGGCGGAGACGAAGGACGCTCGCCGGGAGTAGACCGACTTAAGTCCCGGGAGGATGTTGTCGTGGACGATCACGAGTTCCGTCTATGTTCGACGAAATCATGGAGAAGTTCGAGGGGAGTCCGAGCCAGCAGGCAGTCGTCAGGCTGCTGCTCGAACGTGGCTTCTCGGTCAACGCCGACGGCCGGGTGGTCTCGGGTGGGATCGAGATCCCGAACACCCAGGTCGCCAGCGAGATCGGGGTCGATCGGCGTGTCGTGGACTCGACCACCGACGCACTGCTCGCGGACGACGAACTCCGTCCAATCTTCCGGAACATCTCCGCGGTCCCCAGTCTCAAGGATCTCGCGCCGGTGCTCGACCTCTCGGTGCTGACGGTGGCGGTCGCGGACGCCGAGCGGTCGGGGATCGTCGCGGTCGTCACCGGCGCGATCGCGGCCCACGATATCTCCGTTCGTCAGACCATCAGCGAGGACCCCGAGTTCACCGACGAACCCAGACTCTCGATCATCACCGACGAGCCGCTGCCCGGCGCAGTGCTGACCGAAATCCGCGAGTTCGATTTCGTCCGGAAGCTCGAACTCGAATGAGCGACGCGGCCGAGACCTACAGGACCGTCGCGGGGCGCGGCGAGGCAGCCTTCGAGGTCCAGGGATCGCGCTTTTTCGGTCACGTCGCCCCTGCCGACTCGGTCGACGCTGCGGAGGCGTTCGTCGCGGAGATTGAAGCAGAGTACGCGGACGCGACCCACAACGTGCCCGCCTACCGCGTCCGCGCCGATCCACTCAGAGAGTACGCGAGCGACGACGGCGAACCCGGTGGCTCGGCGGGCAAGCCGGCGCTGACGGTTTTAGAACGCGAGGAGCTCGAAAACGTCGTCGCGGTCGTCACACGCTACTACGGCGGGACCAACCTCGGGGTCGGCGGGCTGTCGCGGGCCTACGGCCGCGCGGTCAAGCTCGGAGTCGACGAGGCCGACATCGTCACGGAGGAGCCCCACGAGACCGTCTCGATCGTGGTCGAGTACGACGACTCGGGGACCGTCCGCGGGATCATCGAGGGGTCGGACGTCGAGTTCGAAGCGACGTACGGCGAACGAGTCGCGTTTCAGGTTCGTGTACCGGTGGCGGAACGCGACGCGCTCCGTGAGCGAGTGCTGAGCGCGACCAGCGGACGGGCGGCGATCGATACCGGCGACGAGAGTCAGGAGGACGGCCGAACGGACGGAGAATGACGAGGCTCGATGTTCGGTGAACCTCACCACGAATTCAGTCACGAGCTACGTCGCGACCGCGAATCCCGAGACAAATGAATGACCGTAGGCCACACCCTCCCCAGCCGATTCACTCGCTTCGTTCGCTTCGCTCACTCTGCTCGCTCATCCACCGTCAGAGCTTCGCTCTGACGAGCCTGCGCTCGCGTTGCTCGCGCAGACCTCGCACGAGTCGCACGCCTCCGGCGTGCTCACGGGTCGCTCCGCTCCCCGTTCGCAGTCGAGGTGCTTACTACGTTCGCACCTCGCACCACTCCCGCACGCCAACGGCCGCCAAGAACAGATAGGGAGGCCATAGCTGCTCGGAGCAAGTCGGGTCTCCACTCGAAATCCAGAGGGGGGATTAGCGTCGAGACTCGTTGCAGGAGGACGCTTACTGCGTGCGGAACGCGCGGTCGCCTGCGTCGCCGAGACCAGGAACGATGAATCCGTCGTCGTCGAGACGATCGTCAATGCTGACCGTGAGGAGGTCGGCTTCGGGGAAGCGTTCGCCGACGCGGAGCAGTCCCGAGGGCGCGCTGACTGCGGAGAGCACGAACAGGTCCTCGGGCTCGGGTGCGTCCTTAAGGACGTGTTCCAGCACCCGACACATCGTACTCCCGGTGGCGAGCATCGGATCGGCGACGATCACGGTGTCGTCTTCGGTGATCTCGGGGAGTTTGGTGTAGTCGATCGTGATCGGGAACTCGCCGTCGGTCATCCCGGCTGACTCGTCGCGGCCGGCGGAGATGACGCCCTGTTTCGCGCGTGGGAACGCCTTCAGGAGGCCTTCGACGAACGGCGTCGCCGCACGGAGCACGTTCACGATCACCACGTCGTCGAGACCTTTGACGTGTTCGCCGGTGGTTTCGGCCAGCGGCGTCGTGATCGAGACGTACTCGGTCTCCATCGCGCCGTCGATGATCTCGTAGCCACAGATCCGACCGAGTTTCACCAGTCCTTTTCGGAAGGCGACCTGTTCGGTTTCGACGCTGCGGAGCCGTGAGAGCGTGTCTCGGGCGAGCGCGTGCGTGATGAGCGAAGCGGGATCGCGGTCCTCGATGGGCATACTGGACGAGTTCTCCCGAAGGGTATAAAATCATCCGTCACGCGTCGCTCGTCACCGTAGAACCGCGATATACGTGAGCATGGCCACCAGCAGGGTGGCGAGCCCAACCGTGGGCCACGAGAACGCGAGCAGCCCGACGACGGAGAGTCCCCACACCGCGACGGCGCTGAACACCCCCGAGAGGAGGAGGTCCATGACGAGCAGCACCCGGATGTCACCCTGTGAGGCCATTCACCCGAGATGGTTGGCGCGCCGACTTAGTTCTGTTCCGTTCACCGATCCGTCATCGACGACTGAGAGCCGACACGGGCGGCGACAGGATGTAGACGGTCGAGCGCCAACGGCCGGCGTGAAGCTCACCAATCGCCACGGGACACCGGTCGACCCGGTGCCGTTTCTCGTGGTCGCGTCGTTCGCCTTCCTCGTGAGCTTCTCGTACGGTCCCATCTACTGCATGGCGCTCGGTCTCTCGCTACCGGCGGGGCTCGTCGTTTCGACGCTCGTGTTCTCGTTCAGTGCGGGAGCGGCCTATCACCGCTTCGTCAGCGCCGCGCGACCCGAGTTGGCGGGCGAGATTCCGGCCGAAGCGCGACTCGGGCGGCTGTTCTACGCGATCATCGTGGGGATCGCGCTGCTCGCGTTGCTGTCGCTGCCACTTTTAGTCCCGTGAGCCGAACGGGGGGCATGCGCGAAGTGGCGGCGTCGCGGTTCGTCCGAGCGACCCCGGCGGCGGTTGGGCGCGCGCTTACCCCGGCGTCGCTCGTGGAGTACGAGGGGAGTTTCACCGTCTACGAGGTGGAGGATACCGACGACGGCTGGCTCGTGATCGCCGGCTCCCGGGGTGTCGAGTTCGCGCTCGCGTTCGAGGCCCGCGAGGACGGTCTGGTGTACGAACAGCGCGGTGACGGTCCCTTGGAGGCGCTCGAAACCACGGTCACCTACCGCCCCGAAAACGAGGGCACCCGCATCGAAATGACCTCCGGCGTGAGCGCTGGCCTCCCCCTCCCCGCACTCACCGACCGGGTGGCCGCGTGGAAGCGCCGCGGGGAACTCCGGCGCGCACTCCGGCAGCTCGCGAACGCCATCGAGTGAGGATGGTTCGAGGCCGACCGCAGTTGGCGCACAGTTGGCGTGTGGATACGGTCGTGTGGAGACGGCACACGATCACGCGCGGGTTTATGTCCATCACGATCGAATCAACGGTATGGGTATCCTCGGCACGGTCAGCGAGATGCTGGAAGCGTCCTCGGAGTCCGCGAACCGCGGCGGCGGGAAAGGCGACGGCTCGAAGGGCGCGTACTGGTGTCACGACTGCGACGAGCGGATCCGGGACGTCGACGTGGCGGGCGACGATCCACCGGACTGCCCCGACTGCGAGGCAGCGATGGAGTTCGAACGCTCGCCCTCTTCGACCGGGTGTGCGTGTTGAGTCGAAGTCGGGAGCACTACCCGACTACCGGACCACCAGACCACCGGACCGCAGTCGGCAGCGGTTTAAGTAGACGGGCGGCATGTGAGCACACATGACGCTCGCAGATCGGATCGCATCCTATCGGGACCTCATCGAGAAGTGGCTCCACGGCCTCTATCACGGGATGGTAGAGGGACCGGCGTTCGAGCTGATCGAGAAGGAAGCCGAGGACACCGATGATGTGTTCATGCTCGCGTGTTTCGCCGACGCGTTCGGCATCCCGAGCCCGATCTCGTACTACACCGCCGAGCTGCTCCCCTATCTCGCCGACGAGTTCGCCGGCTGGGAGCGCCGGCTCTGGGATCGCGGCACGCTCGTCGAGCGCAAGGGCCAGCAGTATCACTTCTGAAACTCGATAGCACTATGGAGAAATTCGTCTTCTTCGGCGGCAAGGGTGGCGTCGGCAAGACCACGGTATCCAGCGCGTACGCACTCAAGTGTGCGCGCGAGGGGCTCGCCACGCTCGTGGTCTCGACCGACCCCGCCCACAGCACGTCGGACGTGTTCGACCAACCCTTCGGCGACGAGCCTCGTCCGGTCGAGGGCCACGATGGGCTCGACGCGATGGAGATCGATCCCGACGAGGCGGTCGACGACCATCTGATGGAGACCAAACGCGCGCTCGCCGATCAGGTCAGCCCCGCGATGGTCAACGAGATCGACAAGCAGATCGAGCTCGCCCACCAGACTCCCGGCGCGTACGAAGCCGCGCTGTTCGACCGGTTCATCGACGTGATGGAAAACGCCGATGAGTACGACCGCGTTGTGTTCGACACCGCCCCCACGGGTGGGGCGCTCCGCCTGCTCTCGCTGCCCGAGTTCCTCGAAGACTGGATCGACCGCCTCATCGAGAAGCGAACCACGAGTATCGACCTCTACGAGCGCGCGGCGATCGGCGACCGCGAGGCACGCCGGCAGCTCGACGACGACCCGATCATCGCGCGGCTGCGCGAACGCAAGGAGATGTTCGAGTTCGCGGGGCGGACGCTCCGCGAAGAGGCCACCTTCTACCTCGTGCTCAACCCCGACGAGCTCTCGATCCGCGAAACCGACGACGCGCTCGCCGACCTCGCGGAGTACGGTCTCGACGTCGGCGGCCTCGTCGTCAACCGGCTGACGCCCGAACCCGACGACGACGAACACGGCCGGGGCGGAACCTACCTCCGCGAACGGTGTGCGACCGAGCGCGAGCGCGTCGCCCGGATCCACGAGAAGTTCGCCCAGCCGGTGGTGGCGACCATCGAGACGCGCGTCGAGGAAGTCAAAGGCGACCTGCTCGACGAGGTCGCCGCCGAGCTCGAGATCGCGGCCGTGGCTACGGCCAGCGAGCAGTAATCGACACGGTGGTTCACGCCACGCGCGGGAGCAATCGACGAAAAGCGGACCGTCCTCACTCGGAGATGAACTCGTTGTTCCGCCAGTCGACGCCCTTGCTCGCAGCCGGGCCTTCGGTGGGGTCCTCGACGACTTCGAGGGAGGCAGGGCGCTCCTCACCGTCGACGATCCGGGTGGCTTCGAGCTCCTCGTCGACCGCGGCGATCGCCGTCAGCGTGCCTTTCTCGGCGATGCGGGCGATTTCGCGAAGCACTTCGAACATCGAGTACTGGAGCGCGGTGTTCTGGAGAACGGTCTCGCGATCGCCCTTGAAACAGGCGTACTCGACGAGTTCAGAGGGCGGTGGTTCCTCGTCCTCGCCCGGGCCGCCGCCCCACTGGGGACCGCCAGGGTGGGGTGGCTGCTCGTCTTCGGGGAGTTCCTCGTAGACCCGGTTTTCGGTCACGCTGGCTTTGAGCTGGGCGGTCGGGGTGTACTTGCTGATGGAGTCGTCGGCGGCGACCGCACGAACGATCAGCGTGTTGTTCCGACGGGTGAAATCGATCGATTCGACGCCCTCGGGGAGATCAGGGTCCTCGAGGAACTCGTGGACGTCTTCGAGGGGCAGTTCGAGCGTGGAGTGAAGCTGGAATACGCAGTTGGTCATGGTGTTCCCGGCAGTCGGGCGTGCTGCCGACGCTGCCCGTCCGACGGAAAGTACGCACTCCGGACGTATATTCCCTGTCTTTCGGCCACGGAGTCACCCCGTTACAAGCGTCGTTTCGAGATCGCCCCGCTCGTCGAGTTCGGCGAGCACGTCGCTGCCGCCGACGAACTCGCCGTCGACGAACGTCTGCGGAGTCGTCTCCCACCCGCTGTGGCGTTCGAGCGCGACCCGATACTCGTCGAGCGATTCGAGTACGTCGACGGTTTCGAACTCCTCGCGATACTGGCCGATGAGCCCGAGCGCGCGGTCGGAGTAGCCACACTGGGGCATCAGCTCGTTTCCCTTCATGAAGAGGACGACCTCGTGCTCGTCGATGGCGGTGTCGACGCGTTCGTTGACCGCTTCCTGGTCGAGGTCGTCGCCGCGTTGAAACGCCATACCCTTCCTACTCGCCGTCGCCACAAAGACGTGTCGCCGTCTGGATCGTGCTCGTCCCTCCAACGACCTCGTCAGTAGTGAGACCATCGAAGAAAACGACGTGCGCGACAAATTTCCCAAATATGAGCCGAACCGGTAGTCTGATTCGTGCCAGTGACCGAGTGGCACCGACCAGCAGACGCTTTTCAATCGTCGGCTGACGCGGGCTCGCCGCCAGCGATGGCGTCGCCCTCGATGCTCGGCGGGTACTTCCCGCGGTCGAGTTTGAGATCGGAAAGCGGACGGGCCATGCAGGTCAGCGCGTACCCTTCGGACTCTGTATCGGAGAGGCCGCGTGCCGCCGGCTGAGTCACCTCGCCGTCGAGGATCTCGGCCGAGCACGCGAGACACATCCCGACACGGCAGGAGTACTCCTGGGCGATCCCTTCCTCGATGCACCGACTCAGGATGGTCTCCTTCTCGGAGACGGTGATCGATTCGCCGGTGCCCACGAACTCCACAGTATGATCGGTCATACCCGGTGTGCGTGGGGACCCGATAAAATCCTTTACCTCTCTCGTTGACGTTCTACCCCACGACCGCGAGCGGACACCGGGAGAGCGACTGTCGGAACGTTGGAGAAGAGTTTTCCACCCGCCCCGCAACCACCCACCAATGACGACCTACGAGCCGGACGTCGCCATCGTCGGCGCTGGCACCGGTGGCTGCTACGCCGCAGCGACGATCGAACGGGCGGGCTACGACGTCACGATCGTCGAACGGAAACCCGAAGCAGAGGCGGGGCACATCGCCTGCGGCGACGCGCTCAAGGGAGCCGACGCGTTCCCCGAGGCGATCCCGAAATCCGCGATCGAACCCGCCTTCACCAACACCGACGTCGATCACGGCCGGTTCGAGATTCCTCAGGAGAACGCCGTCCTCGACATCCCAGTACCAGGAGAGCTCGCGGTCATCGACCGCCTGGAGTACGGGAAACTCATCATCGACGGGGCCGAGCGGGTGGGGACGGAGATCCACTACGACACGGTGGTCCAGGACGTGATCCAGAACGACGACGGCCGGGTGACGGGCCTGCGCGCCACCCGCCAGGGCGATCCCGTCGAGTACCGTGGCGACGTGGTGATCGACGCCGCCGGCGCGCTCTCGATCCTCCAGGACAAGGCCGATCTCGGCAACGCGACCTTCGACACCAACGTCAGCTACTCACAGTTTTCCTCTGCCTACCGCGAGGTTCTCGAAGTCGACGAACCCGTCGAATGG is part of the Halococcus salifodinae DSM 8989 genome and encodes:
- the hisB gene encoding imidazoleglycerol-phosphate dehydratase HisB; this translates as MTRSATVTRETAETTVEISLTIDGDGESTVETGIGFFDHMLASFAKHGLFDLDVTCDGDLHIDDHHTVEDVAITLGEAFDEALGDRAGIRRFADRKVPLDEAIGSVVVDVSGRPLFRFDGTFSQDRVGEFTSTMAAHFCRSLAMNAGLTLHAGVEGENAHHEIEALFKALARALDDATRPDERREGTPSTKGAL
- a CDS encoding nucleotidyltransferase domain-containing protein codes for the protein MSEHTVHLDAIRDHLEAVIEDAGITIELGVVFGSRVRGTATEASDTDLLLVAADFAGVPGYRRPAPILERWEHARYGPVDVLCYTPEEYNEFRERDERTLPDRARAEGIVLLSEPNGSEIHADPAETKDARRE
- a CDS encoding IMPACT family protein, which gives rise to MSDAAETYRTVAGRGEAAFEVQGSRFFGHVAPADSVDAAEAFVAEIEAEYADATHNVPAYRVRADPLREYASDDGEPGGSAGKPALTVLEREELENVVAVVTRYYGGTNLGVGGLSRAYGRAVKLGVDEADIVTEEPHETVSIVVEYDDSGTVRGIIEGSDVEFEATYGERVAFQVRVPVAERDALRERVLSATSGRAAIDTGDESQEDGRTDGE
- the upp gene encoding uracil phosphoribosyltransferase, which gives rise to MPIEDRDPASLITHALARDTLSRLRSVETEQVAFRKGLVKLGRICGYEIIDGAMETEYVSITTPLAETTGEHVKGLDDVVIVNVLRAATPFVEGLLKAFPRAKQGVISAGRDESAGMTDGEFPITIDYTKLPEITEDDTVIVADPMLATGSTMCRVLEHVLKDAPEPEDLFVLSAVSAPSGLLRVGERFPEADLLTVSIDDRLDDDGFIVPGLGDAGDRAFRTQ
- a CDS encoding SRPBCC family protein, producing the protein MREVAASRFVRATPAAVGRALTPASLVEYEGSFTVYEVEDTDDGWLVIAGSRGVEFALAFEAREDGLVYEQRGDGPLEALETTVTYRPENEGTRIEMTSGVSAGLPLPALTDRVAAWKRRGELRRALRQLANAIE
- a CDS encoding ArsA family ATPase, translated to MEKFVFFGGKGGVGKTTVSSAYALKCAREGLATLVVSTDPAHSTSDVFDQPFGDEPRPVEGHDGLDAMEIDPDEAVDDHLMETKRALADQVSPAMVNEIDKQIELAHQTPGAYEAALFDRFIDVMENADEYDRVVFDTAPTGGALRLLSLPEFLEDWIDRLIEKRTTSIDLYERAAIGDREARRQLDDDPIIARLRERKEMFEFAGRTLREEATFYLVLNPDELSIRETDDALADLAEYGLDVGGLVVNRLTPEPDDDEHGRGGTYLRERCATERERVARIHEKFAQPVVATIETRVEEVKGDLLDEVAAELEIAAVATASEQ
- a CDS encoding DUF7110 family protein; amino-acid sequence: MTNCVFQLHSTLELPLEDVHEFLEDPDLPEGVESIDFTRRNNTLIVRAVAADDSISKYTPTAQLKASVTENRVYEELPEDEQPPHPGGPQWGGGPGEDEEPPPSELVEYACFKGDRETVLQNTALQYSMFEVLREIARIAEKGTLTAIAAVDEELEATRIVDGEERPASLEVVEDPTEGPAASKGVDWRNNEFISE
- a CDS encoding glutaredoxin family protein, with the translated sequence MAFQRGDDLDQEAVNERVDTAIDEHEVVLFMKGNELMPQCGYSDRALGLIGQYREEFETVDVLESLDEYRVALERHSGWETTPQTFVDGEFVGGSDVLAELDERGDLETTLVTG
- a CDS encoding 2Fe-2S iron-sulfur cluster-binding protein, coding for MTDHTVEFVGTGESITVSEKETILSRCIEEGIAQEYSCRVGMCLACSAEILDGEVTQPAARGLSDTESEGYALTCMARPLSDLKLDRGKYPPSIEGDAIAGGEPASADD